The Thermodesulfobacteriota bacterium genome window below encodes:
- a CDS encoding low molecular weight protein arginine phosphatase yields MPGQVDLSQVSPIIKSVLFVCTGNICRSPMAEAILKKMVPVEADICVFSAGSHAREGNLATENSILVSRDAGIDLSSHRARRLTTDMAHEADMILAMEPLHIEHVLSLDIWVKDKTFNLIRFAQDHQGDGDLIPDPYGGSLREYQICFRKIDECVNNFYEMIRGRLIQRSH; encoded by the coding sequence ATGCCTGGTCAGGTTGATCTTTCACAGGTATCGCCGATAATCAAAAGCGTTCTGTTTGTATGTACCGGGAATATTTGCCGCAGTCCCATGGCTGAGGCCATTCTTAAGAAGATGGTTCCTGTGGAGGCAGATATTTGCGTCTTTTCAGCCGGGAGTCATGCCAGGGAAGGAAATTTGGCCACGGAAAACAGCATCCTGGTCTCCAGAGACGCCGGGATTGATCTGAGCAGCCACAGGGCGCGAAGGCTCACCACGGATATGGCTCACGAGGCCGATATGATATTGGCCATGGAGCCGCTGCACATCGAACACGTTCTATCCCTGGATATCTGGGTGAAGGATAAGACTTTTAATCTTATCCGGTTTGCACAGGACCACCAGGGAGACGGGGACTTGATCCCAGACCCTTATGGAGGAAGCCTGAGGGAATATCAAATATGCTTCCGTAAGATCGATGAGTGCGTAAACAATTTTTATGAGATGATTAGAGGCCGCCTGATACAGAGGAGCCACTAA